The DNA window TATTGGATCCTCAAGGAAAAACAGTGGCCAAAAATATAGGACACCTAGACATAAATGGTGTAAAGGATGTGCGGATCGGCAAGCATATTGAAATGGTATTGGAGTCAATAGATGAAGCAAGTGCCCGAGTAGTGGTGGATTCTTCCTGCAAAAAATTATTAACCAATCTCATTACCGAAACATATAGATTCGAACTTTCAGAAATCGTAAGCTGATGTTGTTCCTGGTGCCTACACCGATTGGCAACAGGGGAGACATGACACCCCGGGCAATAGAAGTCTTGAATCAATGTTCACTCATACTTGCGGAAGATACGCGGGTGAGTAAACCTTTCCTTAAGACGTATGGGGTGGAAAAAGATTTTCAGAGTTTTCATGCCAACAATGAACATCAACAAACACCCCGAATTATTGAGAAGCTTCAATCAGGTGTTGCCATTGCCATGGTCACGGATGCAGGTACTCCGGGAATATCCGATCCGGCGTTTTTATTGGTTAGGGAATGCAGACAACACAAAATAGAAGTTCAGGCATTACCCGGCGCTACCGCCTTTGTACCAGCTTTAGTTTCGTCCGGGCTTCCATGCGATCGTTTCTTTTTTCAAGGATTTCTACCACAAAAGAAAGGAAGGCAAACCCAATGTATTTGGTTGGCACAATTACCTTGTACTGTGGTGTTGTATGAATCGCCACATCGACTTTTAAAATGCATAGATGAACTCATATTGCATTTTGGTGGAGAAAGGCAAGCAAGTTTTGCAAAAGAAATTTCTAAGTTTTTCGAAAAACATTTCAATGGAAGTCTGGAAGAAATAAAAATCCAGTTGCAGTCAGAGAAAATTGTCGGGGAGTGGGTGATCTGCCTGGAGGGTGTCAAAAATTGAATCCAATATTCAATCTATAATTAAAAAGACGATCAACTAATCTTTCTTAGAATTAAGATTCTTCGAAATTATATTGATCATCTAAGCCGAGAACAATCTTTCATAAGTCCATAACAATCCGATCCCTGAAATCATGATTGATAAAGGAATTACCAGGTA is part of the Candidatus Vicinibacter affinis genome and encodes:
- the rsmI gene encoding 16S rRNA (cytidine(1402)-2'-O)-methyltransferase, whose product is MLFLVPTPIGNRGDMTPRAIEVLNQCSLILAEDTRVSKPFLKTYGVEKDFQSFHANNEHQQTPRIIEKLQSGVAIAMVTDAGTPGISDPAFLLVRECRQHKIEVQALPGATAFVPALVSSGLPCDRFFFQGFLPQKKGRQTQCIWLAQLPCTVVLYESPHRLLKCIDELILHFGGERQASFAKEISKFFEKHFNGSLEEIKIQLQSEKIVGEWVICLEGVKN
- the purS gene encoding phosphoribosylformylglycinamidine synthase subunit PurS, translating into MKTFVAKIDIMPHKELLDPQGKTVAKNIGHLDINGVKDVRIGKHIEMVLESIDEASARVVVDSSCKKLLTNLITETYRFELSEIVS